A window of the Desulfobacula toluolica Tol2 genome harbors these coding sequences:
- a CDS encoding ferritin family protein, producing MFTMDDLLEVAITMEKNGESVYNTSIKEVKNKDLKSMLKWMANEEASHGKWFTDLKNSFSLEMEEAELKEMVPQVLQDMMGEKTLSLDDVDFSKIKTLSKLLETFIKFENETILFYELFEMFIEDKTVLEGLKKIILEEKSHVDQLESMLASLPPE from the coding sequence ATGTTCACAATGGATGATCTTCTGGAAGTAGCAATAACAATGGAAAAAAATGGAGAATCCGTTTACAACACCTCCATTAAAGAAGTCAAAAACAAGGATTTAAAATCCATGCTCAAATGGATGGCCAATGAAGAGGCATCCCACGGCAAATGGTTCACAGACCTGAAAAACAGCTTTTCTCTTGAAATGGAAGAAGCCGAGCTGAAAGAAATGGTTCCACAGGTGTTGCAGGACATGATGGGAGAAAAAACTCTCTCCCTTGATGATGTTGATTTCAGTAAGATAAAAACACTTTCCAAACTTCTGGAGACTTTTATCAAATTTGAAAATGAAACAATCTTGTTCTATGAGCTTTTTGAAATGTTTATCGAGGATAAAACCGTATTGGAAGGGTTAAAAAAAATTATCCTGGAAGAAAAAAGCCATGTTGATCAATTAGAGTCCATGCTTGCATCTTTGCCCCCGGAATAA
- a CDS encoding response regulator, whose product MLSLRPSIRLKIVFSFLVIVSVIIAIFTFTSYFRTINALQMETRKHGTAILKTFTQMGTAYIFENDYITFLDNANELIEDSDILLVTVMDTTGRVWISTDQHVSGIIKFDEFYQNVISSTKTNHRKTSYNSQKVMEFVNPVTALGKVIYLLKIDISLKTIENQATERIKDILLICIGMIFFSVLLGIYMSKLLTDPLKNLVKGTKEISQGNLNYKINVTSSDEIGILTQSFNKMTDTLKTESYKRQLAEKKSQLSRDELEIRVEKRTAELKKQIKKRAADKENYHKLMEASPVPIAVYDMKGDTIYINPAFTRTFGWTLEELQGKKINYVPEDALPKTLQMIDLIKKGKSYHEFETHRYNKKREILDVIISFDVWRGQNGVPKGSVVIYHDVTRRKQLEAQLLQSRKMEAMGTLAGGIAHDFNNILSAIFSYSHLAEQHIEHPEQAKCHIGQIIKGAQRAADLVQQILAFSRQTEYKKQTLQLYSMVKETIKLLRSSIPASIEIKENIVSRAMVTADPSQIHQVIMNLCTNAYHAMREKGGILTVELTQIEMSEQNALPDSNLLSGNFIKLEVKDTGHGMDQKTLEKAFDLYFTTKDVGKGTGFGLALVQAIVEKHDGYVKAYSTPGKGSSFNIYLPITEAKPGHGILKQEKKKPLNRGTEKIMLVDDEEDIRTATRDFLKELGYHVTSFPNGVQAFQEFKKDPGRFDLIITDMTMPQMEGDELSARMLNIRKNLPIILCTGYSENFTKTEAIEMGIRKYLQKPVLITKLAALIRDVLDEK is encoded by the coding sequence ATGTTATCTTTAAGGCCCAGTATCCGTCTGAAAATTGTCTTTTCCTTTCTTGTGATAGTGTCTGTTATCATCGCCATTTTTACATTTACTTCCTATTTCCGCACCATCAATGCCCTGCAAATGGAAACCCGGAAACATGGGACGGCAATTTTAAAAACATTCACCCAGATGGGCACAGCCTATATTTTTGAAAATGATTACATAACATTTCTGGATAATGCCAACGAGCTTATTGAAGACAGCGATATTCTTCTGGTTACCGTCATGGATACCACGGGAAGGGTGTGGATCAGCACGGATCAGCATGTATCCGGAATCATAAAATTTGATGAGTTTTATCAGAATGTCATAAGCAGCACAAAAACAAATCATAGAAAAACCAGCTATAACAGCCAAAAGGTGATGGAGTTTGTCAATCCTGTTACAGCACTGGGAAAAGTGATATATTTGCTGAAAATAGACATCTCATTAAAAACCATAGAAAACCAGGCAACTGAAAGAATAAAAGATATTCTCTTGATTTGCATCGGCATGATATTTTTTTCAGTCTTGTTGGGAATCTACATGTCAAAGCTGTTAACCGACCCTTTAAAGAACCTGGTCAAGGGAACCAAAGAAATTTCCCAGGGCAATTTAAATTACAAAATCAATGTCACCTCTTCAGATGAAATAGGAATATTGACACAGTCATTTAATAAAATGACTGACACTTTAAAAACAGAATCCTACAAACGTCAACTGGCAGAAAAAAAGAGTCAACTCTCCCGGGATGAACTGGAAATTCGCGTAGAAAAAAGAACGGCTGAGCTTAAAAAACAAATTAAAAAACGGGCTGCAGACAAAGAAAATTATCACAAGCTCATGGAAGCTTCACCTGTCCCAATAGCCGTCTATGACATGAAAGGAGATACAATTTATATCAACCCGGCTTTTACCAGGACGTTTGGATGGACCTTAGAAGAATTACAAGGAAAAAAAATAAATTATGTCCCAGAAGATGCTTTGCCCAAAACCCTTCAGATGATTGACCTGATTAAAAAAGGTAAAAGTTACCATGAATTTGAAACCCACCGGTACAATAAAAAGCGTGAAATCCTGGATGTCATCATCAGCTTTGATGTGTGGCGAGGGCAAAACGGTGTTCCCAAAGGCAGTGTTGTGATTTATCACGATGTGACCAGACGCAAACAACTTGAGGCGCAACTGCTTCAATCCCGGAAAATGGAGGCAATGGGAACTCTTGCAGGCGGTATTGCCCATGATTTTAATAATATTCTTTCTGCGATTTTTTCATATTCTCACTTGGCTGAACAACATATTGAACATCCTGAACAAGCAAAGTGTCATATCGGCCAAATAATTAAAGGCGCTCAACGGGCGGCAGACCTGGTTCAACAAATACTTGCCTTCAGCAGGCAAACCGAATATAAAAAACAAACCCTGCAACTTTATAGCATGGTAAAAGAAACAATCAAATTACTGAGATCCTCAATACCCGCCAGCATTGAAATAAAAGAAAACATTGTCTCAAGAGCAATGGTGACTGCCGACCCCTCCCAAATTCATCAGGTCATAATGAATCTTTGCACTAATGCCTATCATGCAATGCGTGAAAAAGGCGGTATTTTGACTGTGGAATTAACTCAAATTGAAATGTCCGAACAAAATGCTCTGCCCGATTCAAACCTGTTGTCCGGTAATTTTATTAAACTGGAAGTAAAAGATACAGGGCATGGCATGGATCAAAAAACCCTGGAAAAGGCATTTGATCTATATTTCACGACCAAAGATGTTGGAAAAGGCACGGGATTCGGATTGGCTTTAGTTCAGGCAATCGTTGAAAAACACGATGGTTATGTAAAAGCCTATAGCACGCCCGGGAAAGGTTCCAGTTTCAATATTTATCTTCCCATAACAGAAGCAAAACCCGGACATGGAATACTGAAGCAAGAGAAAAAAAAGCCGTTAAACAGGGGAACGGAAAAAATAATGCTTGTTGATGATGAAGAGGATATTCGAACAGCAACCAGGGATTTTTTAAAAGAATTGGGTTATCATGTAACCTCTTTTCCAAACGGGGTACAGGCCTTTCAAGAATTCAAAAAAGACCCTGGCCGGTTTGATTTGATCATCACGGACATGACCATGCCTCAAATGGAAGGCGATGAGCTTTCAGCCAGGATGTTAAACATTAGAAAAAATTTACCCATCATCCTGTGTACAGGATATAGTGAAAATTTTACCAAAACTGAGGCAATTGAAATGGGTATCCGCAAATATCTTCAAAAACCAGTATTGATAACAAAACTGGCAGCCTTGATTCGTGACGTGCTGGATGAGAAATAA
- the hisJ gene encoding histidinol-phosphatase HisJ has product MNKTDLISLHGGHSGQYCNHARDLLEDIIQRYIELGFTRVGITEHVPPLNDMFLYPDEKALHLTAADLYQRFKAYFNQLATLKKKYRQTIKIFAGMETETYTGYADHIKELILTFQPDYIVGSVHHVNDICFDYSKEDYDKIVSICGSHDAVYEKYFDLQYDMIKTLKPFVIGHFDLIRIYDKDYKKRILMPAVDKKIKRNLKLIKSLKLVLDFNLRPLAKGKKEPYITESILKTAKKMGIRLVPGDDSHGVNEAGLHVDMAIHRLKKMGFDTKWPDPVLVA; this is encoded by the coding sequence ATGAATAAAACAGACCTTATCTCTCTTCACGGGGGTCACAGCGGACAGTATTGCAACCATGCAAGGGATCTGCTTGAAGATATCATCCAGCGTTATATCGAACTTGGATTTACCCGCGTAGGAATTACAGAACATGTCCCACCGTTGAACGACATGTTTTTATACCCGGATGAAAAAGCACTCCATCTCACAGCTGCTGATCTATATCAAAGGTTTAAAGCTTACTTTAATCAGCTGGCGACATTGAAAAAAAAATACAGACAAACCATCAAAATATTTGCCGGGATGGAGACCGAAACATATACGGGCTATGCCGATCATATCAAAGAATTGATCTTAACATTTCAACCCGATTATATTGTCGGCTCTGTCCATCATGTTAATGATATCTGTTTTGATTATTCCAAAGAAGACTATGACAAAATTGTGTCCATTTGCGGTTCTCATGATGCCGTGTATGAAAAATATTTCGACCTGCAATATGATATGATAAAAACTCTTAAGCCCTTTGTTATAGGACATTTTGATCTGATCAGAATCTATGACAAAGATTATAAAAAACGGATTTTAATGCCGGCTGTCGATAAAAAAATCAAACGCAATTTAAAGCTTATCAAGTCCTTGAAGCTTGTCCTGGATTTTAACCTGCGGCCCCTGGCAAAGGGAAAAAAAGAACCCTATATCACAGAATCAATCCTGAAAACTGCAAAAAAAATGGGGATTCGACTTGTTCCGGGAGATGATTCCCATGGTGTCAATGAAGCCGGTCTCCATGTTGATATGGCAATCCATAGATTAAAAAAAATGGGATTTGATACAAAATGGCCTGATCCTGTGCTTGTAGCTTAA
- a CDS encoding DMT family transporter, producing MKFFLLFLALVAGMLAPIQAGLNGKIGRAVGDPVYAALISFAVGSAALFFYAVVIRVDFYSIRQAFGLHWSVWSAGFLGAFYVTAVIILTPKLGATLTFGLVVAGQMIMAVFMDYYGLLGVPVQAFSIQRLAGIALITAGVILIRKF from the coding sequence ATGAAATTTTTTTTATTGTTTCTTGCCCTGGTTGCAGGAATGCTTGCACCTATACAGGCCGGGCTGAATGGTAAAATAGGACGTGCTGTTGGAGATCCTGTATATGCGGCATTGATATCATTTGCAGTTGGATCGGCAGCCCTTTTTTTTTATGCCGTGGTGATCCGGGTGGATTTTTACAGTATCCGGCAGGCTTTTGGTCTTCACTGGTCTGTATGGTCGGCAGGCTTTCTGGGGGCCTTTTATGTTACAGCGGTTATCATTTTGACACCAAAACTTGGGGCAACTCTTACCTTTGGCCTTGTGGTGGCAGGACAGATGATAATGGCGGTTTTTATGGATTATTACGGTCTTTTGGGCGTGCCCGTACAAGCTTTTTCCATTCAGCGCCTGGCAGGGATTGCTCTCATAACGGCAGGTGTTATCCTTATTAGAAAATTTTGA
- a CDS encoding RNA methyltransferase — protein MKPENISIILVEPQGPINIGSVCRTMMNFGFTQLRLVNPTKHYKSLLAKKMALSAFTVLENAAIFDDLSSALSDIQIAFGTTRRFGKYRKNFFTPSGAAEKLGQTNDNTSCALVLGPEDTGLETKDLDLCHHFITIPTHDAYPSMNLSHALAVLLYEVSLKSDKGKKFFDPQPKKLAAGDEIEHMFAHMKKSLVQIDFLDKKNPDHLLRTFRRLFGAAGLTSRDVRIIRGMMSRIDWTEKQRRKYSNVHNG, from the coding sequence ATGAAACCTGAAAATATTTCCATTATTCTTGTTGAACCCCAGGGACCGATTAATATCGGCTCTGTCTGCCGGACCATGATGAATTTTGGATTTACCCAACTTCGCCTGGTAAACCCCACAAAACACTATAAATCACTTCTGGCAAAAAAAATGGCCTTAAGCGCATTTACCGTTCTTGAAAATGCCGCAATTTTTGATGATCTTTCATCCGCCCTTTCAGATATACAGATCGCCTTTGGCACCACCCGTAGGTTCGGCAAGTATCGAAAAAACTTTTTCACCCCGTCCGGGGCTGCAGAAAAACTCGGGCAAACAAATGATAACACAAGTTGCGCCCTGGTACTGGGTCCGGAGGACACAGGGCTTGAGACAAAGGATCTGGATCTTTGCCATCATTTTATTACCATCCCCACCCATGATGCCTATCCGTCCATGAATTTGAGCCATGCCCTTGCCGTGCTGTTGTACGAAGTTTCTTTAAAATCTGATAAAGGAAAAAAGTTTTTTGATCCTCAACCCAAAAAACTTGCTGCCGGAGATGAAATTGAACATATGTTTGCCCATATGAAAAAAAGCCTTGTACAGATTGATTTTCTTGATAAAAAGAACCCTGATCACCTTTTACGCACATTCAGACGGCTCTTTGGTGCGGCAGGACTCACCTCCAGGGATGTCAGAATCATCCGGGGAATGATGAGCCGCATCGACTGGACGGAAAAACAAAGAAGGAAATATAGCAATGTTCACAATGGATGA
- a CDS encoding phosphate/phosphite/phosphonate ABC transporter substrate-binding protein, translated as MQKSNWISLIFYILFHSVVLHHNCYAQSQEETLKLAIIPHRSNLGNEHAYGVFIQLLEKETRINFQWIGSKTYSDVIEKLKTRQADIGYLGPFAYVEAQDNFGVRLICRTMSKNSIEFYHSIIITRKDSGSNTLEDLKGKSFAFTDPKSTSGFLFPMAGLMKAGIQLEDFSQTQYLKRHVNSLLAVYNGHSHAGATSYTAIDKININYNDIKILWESDAIYRGPWVAQKDMPDKQFFKIQKAMLKMTQHKDAEKIFNGLTTKGFVRGLDSDYNNVRDVAKRMKLKSKQDS; from the coding sequence ATGCAAAAATCTAACTGGATATCACTGATTTTTTATATTCTGTTTCATTCTGTTGTTTTACATCATAACTGTTATGCCCAGTCTCAAGAAGAGACTTTAAAACTGGCAATTATTCCCCATCGATCCAATTTGGGCAATGAACATGCATATGGTGTATTCATACAATTGCTGGAAAAAGAAACCAGGATCAATTTCCAGTGGATAGGAAGCAAAACCTATAGTGATGTGATTGAAAAACTTAAAACCAGACAAGCAGATATTGGTTATTTGGGTCCCTTTGCTTATGTGGAAGCCCAGGACAATTTCGGGGTCCGGTTAATTTGCCGAACCATGAGTAAAAATTCAATTGAATTTTATCACAGCATCATCATTACAAGAAAAGACTCAGGCTCCAATACCCTTGAAGATCTTAAAGGGAAAAGCTTTGCCTTTACCGACCCTAAATCAACTTCAGGTTTTTTGTTTCCCATGGCAGGCTTGATGAAAGCAGGCATTCAATTGGAAGATTTTTCACAGACTCAATATTTAAAAAGACATGTAAATTCCCTTCTTGCCGTTTATAACGGACATTCACACGCAGGTGCCACCTCATATACTGCAATCGATAAAATTAATATCAATTATAATGACATAAAAATCCTATGGGAATCAGATGCCATCTATCGCGGTCCATGGGTAGCGCAAAAGGATATGCCGGACAAACAATTTTTCAAGATTCAAAAGGCAATGTTAAAGATGACTCAGCACAAAGATGCAGAAAAAATCTTTAATGGATTAACTACCAAGGGATTTGTGAGGGGCCTTGACAGTGATTACAATAATGTGCGTGACGTTGCCAAACGAATGAAGCTCAAATCCAAACAGGATTCATAA
- the gatB gene encoding Asp-tRNA(Asn)/Glu-tRNA(Gln) amidotransferase subunit GatB: MKYEAVIGLEIHIQLNSATKIFCDCANTPGDDPNTNVCPVCLWLPGALPVLSREVLEKATLACLALNCEIQSESAFDQKVYYYPDLPKGFQLSQAHKPLARKGWVEIQDEQGNPKKLRLHHVHMEEDVAKLVHETEGRLPISLVDFNRAGTPLVEVVTEPELKSPYDAMEFLKAIRNQVRYTGCAECSMESGTMRCDANISIRPEGSDQLNTKVEVKNMNSIHHVGDAIAYEIKRQIEAVNNNEPIILHTRLWDPEKHVTTAMRAKFEGPCIPDPSVPMIVLTDSWLEKIKALLPEMPGHKVKRFVQDYALTRDEAVLMSSERGISEFFESVVTLGAPARMTAGWMATQLLPALKAHGQTLADTSVTPERFAGLIQMLEKNEINSNSAKSVLEKLFDTDGTPQQIVDQFGFRQVSDTTELAKIVDKIIFDNESAVTNYKNGNKKSMGFLVGQAMKVSKGKANPKLVQEMIKEQLA; this comes from the coding sequence ATGAAATATGAAGCAGTAATAGGTCTTGAAATCCATATACAGCTGAATTCGGCCACCAAAATATTTTGCGACTGCGCCAATACGCCGGGTGATGATCCAAACACCAATGTCTGTCCTGTATGCCTCTGGCTGCCGGGAGCCCTGCCGGTTTTGAGCCGGGAAGTACTGGAAAAGGCGACCCTTGCCTGTCTTGCCCTTAATTGTGAGATTCAGAGCGAAAGTGCCTTTGATCAGAAAGTCTATTACTATCCTGATCTTCCCAAGGGTTTTCAGCTTTCCCAGGCACATAAGCCCCTTGCCAGAAAAGGCTGGGTGGAAATTCAGGACGAACAGGGTAATCCCAAAAAATTGCGGCTCCACCATGTTCATATGGAGGAAGATGTGGCAAAACTGGTTCATGAAACCGAAGGCCGTCTTCCCATAAGTCTGGTGGATTTCAACCGCGCAGGCACACCCCTTGTCGAAGTTGTCACTGAACCCGAGCTTAAAAGCCCTTATGATGCCATGGAATTTTTAAAGGCCATAAGAAACCAGGTGCGGTATACGGGCTGTGCCGAGTGCAGCATGGAATCTGGAACCATGCGGTGTGATGCAAATATTTCCATTCGGCCGGAAGGCAGTGATCAGCTCAATACCAAGGTGGAAGTTAAAAACATGAATTCCATCCACCATGTGGGCGATGCCATTGCCTATGAGATCAAGCGTCAGATCGAGGCTGTCAACAACAATGAACCCATTATTTTGCACACCCGGCTGTGGGACCCTGAAAAACATGTTACCACGGCCATGCGGGCCAAGTTTGAAGGCCCATGCATTCCCGATCCTTCGGTTCCGATGATAGTCCTGACCGACTCCTGGCTTGAAAAGATAAAAGCCCTTCTTCCTGAGATGCCCGGCCACAAGGTAAAAAGGTTTGTCCAGGACTATGCATTAACCCGGGACGAAGCAGTACTCATGAGTTCCGAACGGGGAATTTCCGAGTTTTTTGAATCAGTTGTTACTCTTGGCGCACCTGCCCGCATGACCGCCGGTTGGATGGCAACCCAGCTGCTTCCTGCATTAAAGGCCCACGGACAGACCCTGGCAGATACCAGTGTCACGCCTGAAAGATTTGCAGGCCTGATCCAAATGCTTGAAAAAAATGAGATCAATTCAAATTCAGCCAAGTCTGTGCTGGAAAAACTTTTTGATACTGATGGAACACCTCAGCAGATTGTTGATCAATTTGGTTTCAGACAGGTCTCTGATACAACTGAGCTTGCAAAAATAGTCGACAAGATTATTTTTGACAATGAGTCTGCAGTGACCAACTATAAAAACGGAAATAAAAAATCCATGGGATTCCTTGTGGGGCAAGCCATGAAAGTTTCCAAAGGCAAGGCCAATCCCAAGCTTGTCCAGGAGATGATCAAGGAACAGCTAGCGTAA
- a CDS encoding tRNA-queuosine alpha-mannosyltransferase domain-containing protein: MKILFLEPFFGGSHKDFALGFQAHSCHEVDLVTLPARFWKWRMRGASLYFVDQVKDFSCYDAIITTDMMDLTDFMALAGNNLPPVLMYFHENQLSYPLEPDQKRDFHLGFTNIISAFAADQVLFNSEFHFNEFIGEASRLIKQMPDLRPKWIIEQIRKKNRVVYPGCRFESGAIDLQNRDVKKPLIIWNHRWEYDKNPEYFFDVLSRLKKKNIAFSLALLGEKLDRFPKVFDRALEKFKDELLVYGYVESKQEYLSWLKKGAIVVSCANQENFGIAVVEAVRYGCIPLLPDRLSYPEIMPQDIHSKVLYQTKKDLMVKLEHLLLNYNTYLPLQKRLSGELEQFSWEIIVKQYDRILDNLKYTLD, translated from the coding sequence ATGAAAATTCTTTTTCTTGAACCTTTTTTCGGCGGCTCTCATAAAGATTTTGCATTGGGGTTTCAAGCTCACTCTTGTCATGAGGTGGACCTTGTAACGCTCCCGGCAAGATTTTGGAAATGGCGTATGAGAGGAGCTTCTCTTTATTTTGTTGATCAAGTCAAAGATTTTTCCTGCTATGACGCAATCATCACAACGGATATGATGGATTTGACGGATTTTATGGCTCTTGCAGGCAATAATCTTCCACCTGTCTTGATGTATTTTCATGAAAATCAATTGTCCTATCCATTGGAACCCGATCAAAAACGGGATTTTCATCTGGGCTTTACCAATATTATTTCTGCTTTTGCTGCGGATCAGGTTTTGTTTAATTCTGAATTTCATTTTAATGAGTTTATCGGTGAGGCAAGCAGGTTGATCAAACAGATGCCGGATTTGCGGCCCAAATGGATTATTGAGCAAATCAGAAAAAAAAACCGGGTGGTTTATCCGGGTTGCCGGTTTGAAAGCGGTGCAATTGATCTGCAAAACAGGGATGTTAAAAAGCCTTTAATCATCTGGAATCACAGATGGGAATATGACAAGAATCCAGAATATTTTTTTGATGTTCTGAGTCGGTTAAAAAAGAAAAATATTGCTTTTTCCCTGGCACTGCTGGGAGAAAAACTTGATAGATTTCCAAAGGTTTTTGACCGTGCCTTGGAAAAATTTAAAGATGAACTTCTGGTTTACGGATATGTTGAATCAAAACAAGAGTACCTGTCCTGGTTAAAAAAAGGAGCGATTGTAGTCAGTTGTGCAAACCAGGAGAATTTTGGTATTGCCGTTGTGGAGGCCGTAAGATATGGCTGTATCCCATTGCTTCCTGACAGGTTGTCTTATCCTGAAATTATGCCGCAGGATATCCATTCCAAGGTTTTATATCAGACAAAAAAAGACCTTATGGTAAAGCTTGAACACCTGCTGTTGAATTATAATACTTATTTGCCGCTGCAGAAAAGATTGTCCGGAGAACTGGAGCAATTTTCATGGGAAATCATAGTAAAACAGTATGATAGGATTTTGGATAACTTAAAATATACCCTTGACTAA
- a CDS encoding radical SAM protein → MERLKTKDDESQIFKTGDFSIELNCQANNEYTKVSYPLKYGVFSRLETQDYIFEFNLNHEIRHAKSKKKNWIHPSEWLKRTMGNDWVYYSSGGYSGVYEALGEYYLPNLMYQTNSLLGGKPFNEKAIDEIVKNWHQMICQLPETHMPDRFSRWIDAIQQQTPEGLQKKAQQLFDISGSRVTVMPPDARHVDYNIIPLTISDGCLYKCRFCKIKNKKKFAVRSKQDIDTQIKQLRQLYDKDLINFNALFLGEHDALNSPCDLILKTAQDAYDAFEFQTSVMKKNYLFMFGSVDSFLNADQAFFETLNCLPFQTFINIGLESYDQSTLDILGKPITSEKVGLAFQKIQLINNTAANIEISCNFVMDETLPKSHYTALMSLVRESVNRTKPKGSVYLSPLTFGRPSRQVLYDFYKLKSMSRFPTFLYLIQRL, encoded by the coding sequence ATGGAACGATTGAAAACAAAAGATGATGAAAGTCAAATCTTTAAAACCGGTGATTTTTCAATTGAGTTAAATTGTCAGGCAAACAATGAATATACAAAGGTCAGTTACCCTTTAAAATACGGCGTTTTTTCACGGCTTGAAACCCAAGATTATATTTTTGAATTCAATCTCAATCATGAGATCAGACATGCAAAATCAAAAAAGAAAAACTGGATTCATCCTTCGGAATGGCTCAAGCGAACCATGGGAAATGACTGGGTGTATTATTCGAGCGGCGGTTATTCAGGGGTATATGAAGCTCTGGGCGAATACTATCTGCCCAACCTGATGTATCAGACCAATTCCCTGCTCGGCGGAAAACCGTTTAACGAAAAGGCAATTGATGAAATCGTCAAGAACTGGCATCAAATGATTTGCCAATTACCTGAAACGCATATGCCGGACCGGTTTTCCCGATGGATTGACGCCATACAGCAGCAAACCCCGGAAGGCTTGCAGAAAAAAGCGCAGCAATTGTTTGACATATCAGGTTCACGGGTAACGGTAATGCCGCCCGATGCCCGGCATGTTGACTATAATATTATTCCTTTGACCATTTCCGACGGGTGTCTGTATAAATGCCGGTTTTGCAAGATAAAAAACAAAAAAAAATTCGCTGTTCGATCCAAACAGGATATTGACACCCAGATCAAACAACTCAGGCAATTGTATGATAAAGATCTCATCAATTTCAATGCCCTGTTTTTAGGAGAACATGATGCATTAAACTCTCCTTGTGATCTTATTCTAAAAACCGCACAGGATGCCTATGATGCATTTGAATTCCAGACATCGGTTATGAAAAAAAATTACCTGTTCATGTTTGGAAGTGTGGACTCTTTTTTAAATGCAGACCAGGCCTTTTTTGAAACCCTCAATTGCCTGCCCTTTCAAACCTTTATCAATATCGGTCTTGAATCATATGATCAGTCAACCCTGGATATATTAGGCAAACCAATCACTTCTGAAAAGGTGGGCCTGGCATTTCAAAAGATACAATTGATAAACAACACAGCCGCCAACATAGAAATCAGTTGCAATTTTGTCATGGATGAAACCCTTCCAAAGTCCCATTATACAGCATTAATGTCCCTGGTCAGAGAAAGCGTCAACCGGACAAAACCCAAAGGATCTGTTTATCTGTCCCCCTTAACGTTTGGCCGTCCCTCCCGGCAGGTACTCTATGATTTTTACAAACTCAAATCCATGAGCCGTTTTCCAACATTTTTATATCTGATTCAGCGGCTGTAA
- the dtd gene encoding D-aminoacyl-tRNA deacylase produces MKAVVQRVKKAQVKIDNTIVSSIGNGLLVLLGVQEDDTQKDADFLVEKVINLRIFEDDNGKMNISLKDVKGELLVVSQFTLLGDCRKGRRPSFIKAAPPEKAIELYEYFISQALKFGIATKSGVFQAMMDVSLINQGPVTLLLDTQEK; encoded by the coding sequence ATGAAAGCTGTGGTTCAGCGGGTAAAAAAAGCCCAGGTAAAAATTGATAATACAATTGTTTCCAGTATTGGCAACGGACTTTTGGTGTTGCTGGGGGTTCAGGAGGATGACACGCAAAAAGATGCGGATTTTCTTGTGGAAAAAGTCATCAACCTGCGCATATTTGAAGATGATAACGGTAAAATGAACATTTCTCTTAAAGATGTAAAAGGAGAACTTCTGGTAGTATCCCAGTTTACCCTGCTGGGAGATTGCCGCAAAGGCAGAAGGCCCTCGTTCATAAAAGCCGCACCTCCTGAAAAGGCAATTGAACTTTACGAATATTTTATCAGCCAGGCACTAAAATTTGGCATTGCGACAAAGTCGGGTGTTTTCCAGGCAATGATGGATGTCTCCTTGATCAACCAGGGACCAGTCACACTTCTTTTGGACACACAAGAAAAATAA